In Acholeplasma equirhinis, the following proteins share a genomic window:
- the eno gene encoding phosphopyruvate hydratase — MPFITSIYAREVLDSRGNPTVEVEVVTESGAFGRALVPSGASTGEHEAVELRDGDKGRYLGKGVLKAVANVNDIIGPALLGESVLDQVSIDKKMIALDGTKNKGKLGANAILGVSIAVAKAAADLLGLELYQYLGGFNAKQLPVPMMNIVNGGAHSDAPIDFQEFMIYPVGASSFKEAIRWGAEVFHNLKSILKKKGLVTAVGDEGGFAPNLSSNEDTIENILQAIKNAGYEPGKDIWLGFDVAASEFFDDEKNKYVFKKSTKQEFTSAELVEYYAGLVAKYPIISIEDGMDENDWAGWKMLTDKLGDKIQLVGDDLFVTNTEYLAKGIATGTANSILIKVNQIGTLTETFDAIEMAKRAGYTAVVSHRSGETEDTTIADIAVATNAGQIKTGSASRTDRVAKYNQLIRIEDQLGDTAQYLGIKSFYNLKK; from the coding sequence ATGCCATTTATTACAAGTATTTATGCAAGAGAAGTTCTTGACTCACGTGGTAACCCAACTGTTGAAGTTGAAGTTGTTACTGAATCAGGTGCATTCGGTAGAGCATTAGTACCATCAGGAGCTTCAACTGGTGAACACGAAGCTGTTGAATTAAGAGACGGAGACAAAGGCCGTTATTTAGGTAAAGGTGTCTTAAAAGCAGTTGCTAACGTTAACGACATCATCGGACCTGCTTTATTAGGCGAATCAGTATTAGATCAAGTTTCAATTGATAAGAAAATGATCGCTTTAGACGGAACTAAAAATAAAGGTAAATTAGGAGCAAACGCAATCTTAGGTGTTTCAATCGCTGTTGCTAAAGCTGCTGCTGATTTATTAGGCTTAGAATTATATCAATATCTTGGTGGATTCAATGCTAAACAATTACCAGTACCAATGATGAACATTGTAAACGGTGGTGCACACTCAGATGCTCCAATCGATTTCCAAGAATTCATGATTTATCCAGTAGGTGCTTCATCATTCAAAGAAGCTATCCGTTGGGGTGCTGAAGTATTCCATAACTTAAAATCAATTTTAAAGAAAAAAGGTTTAGTAACTGCAGTTGGTGACGAAGGTGGTTTCGCTCCAAACCTTTCATCTAATGAAGATACAATCGAAAACATTTTACAAGCTATCAAAAATGCTGGTTATGAACCAGGTAAAGATATTTGGTTAGGTTTCGACGTTGCAGCTTCTGAATTCTTTGATGATGAAAAGAATAAATATGTATTCAAGAAATCAACAAAACAAGAATTCACTTCAGCTGAATTAGTTGAATACTATGCAGGACTTGTTGCTAAATACCCAATCATCTCAATTGAAGATGGTATGGATGAAAACGACTGGGCTGGATGGAAGATGTTAACTGACAAATTAGGTGACAAGATCCAATTAGTTGGTGATGATCTATTTGTTACAAACACTGAATATTTAGCTAAAGGCATTGCAACTGGTACAGCTAACTCAATCTTAATCAAAGTTAACCAAATCGGTACTTTAACTGAAACATTTGATGCGATTGAAATGGCTAAACGTGCTGGTTACACAGCTGTTGTATCACACCGTTCAGGTGAAACAGAAGATACAACAATTGCTGACATCGCAGTTGCTACAAATGCTGGTCAAATTAAGACTGGTTCAGCATCACGTACAGACCGTGTTGCTAAGTACAACCAATTAATCAGAATCGAAGATCAATTAGGTGATACTGCTCAATACTTAGGTATTAAATCATTCTACAATTTAAAAAAATAA
- a CDS encoding ECF transporter S component — MSFESVIEFLKQNIRVVEVVSIILLIILIGFLVVAAIRFEGKNGKETKPIKKMVALSMLAALSVVLYYYVKFPLAGLIQTIPSFLDIHFSNVPIYIGGYLFGPFSGTIIAIIRFIVKLPGSSTLGVGELADLIIGVVTVIISSMIYHKKNSLSNKIWSAVSIPVIWTIIGVVSNWLVILPFYIGLYDFETILAMLIVIPGINESNYMVMYLLYAILPFNLILSIMVSIITFLLNKRLMIIYEKL, encoded by the coding sequence ATGAGTTTTGAAAGTGTTATTGAGTTTTTAAAGCAAAACATAAGAGTTGTTGAAGTTGTATCAATTATCTTATTGATCATTTTAATTGGTTTCTTAGTCGTTGCTGCAATTAGATTTGAAGGTAAGAATGGTAAAGAGACGAAACCAATTAAAAAAATGGTGGCACTCTCAATGCTTGCTGCTTTATCAGTTGTACTTTACTATTATGTGAAGTTTCCATTAGCAGGACTGATTCAAACCATTCCTAGTTTTTTAGATATCCATTTTAGTAATGTACCTATTTATATTGGTGGATATTTATTTGGACCATTTAGTGGAACAATTATTGCGATTATTCGTTTTATTGTTAAACTTCCTGGTTCATCTACATTAGGTGTAGGTGAACTTGCTGATCTAATCATTGGTGTTGTAACTGTTATTATTTCATCTATGATTTATCATAAAAAGAATAGTCTATCCAATAAAATTTGGTCAGCTGTATCAATTCCAGTTATTTGGACAATCATTGGTGTTGTATCAAATTGGTTGGTCATTCTACCATTTTATATTGGTTTATATGACTTTGAGACAATTCTTGCGATGTTAATAGTCATACCTGGAATTAATGAATCAAATTATATGGTCATGTATTTACTTTATGCAATCTTACCGTTTAATTTGATACTGTCCATCATGGTAAGTATCATTACTTTCTTATTAAACAAACGTTTAATGATCATTTACGAAAAGTTATAA
- the gpmI gene encoding 2,3-bisphosphoglycerate-independent phosphoglycerate mutase, translating to MAEKFAALIIMDGLGLAPASKGNSVELADKAYLDNLLKEYPNNTLVASGEAVGLPEGQMGNSEVGHLNLGAGRIVWQSLSRINVAIKDGSFFTNEAFLQAVAYAKKNNSKLHIMGLVSDGGVHSHLEHFKAMYEFAKQQGVLDRTYLHAFMDGRDTPQEGGYEYLKSLVDYGYNVATVSGRFYAMDRDNNWDRIQLAFDAMTLGNAPVIDDALEGIKMSYAAGVQDEFIKPFVVNKAGLIEDNDAVIFMNFRPDRAIRMATALSNPAATKELYTEGKPLLDVSKAPKNIFLVSMMHYKETVKGPLAYELQTFENLYGEVIEKAGLNQIRAAETEKYAHVTFFFDGGKEVPLAHSTRILVESPKVATYDLKPEMSAYELTEKVIAELRTGKYQTMILNFANPDMVGHTGSIEATKKAVEVTVECMGKVVDVITKELNGVTIVLADHGNAEQMLDAEGKPHTAHTTNLVPVVVTKKGINVNHGALCDVAPTLLDLLGIPQPAAMTGKSLISKE from the coding sequence ATGGCAGAAAAATTTGCAGCTTTAATTATTATGGATGGACTAGGACTTGCTCCAGCATCTAAAGGTAATTCAGTTGAATTAGCTGATAAAGCATATTTAGACAATTTATTAAAAGAATATCCAAACAACACACTTGTTGCATCTGGTGAAGCAGTTGGCTTACCAGAAGGTCAAATGGGTAATAGTGAAGTTGGCCACTTAAATTTAGGTGCAGGTCGCATTGTTTGGCAATCATTATCAAGAATTAATGTTGCGATTAAAGATGGTTCATTCTTTACAAATGAAGCATTTTTACAAGCAGTTGCTTATGCAAAGAAAAATAATTCAAAATTACACATCATGGGATTAGTATCAGATGGTGGTGTACACTCACACTTAGAACATTTTAAAGCAATGTATGAATTTGCTAAACAACAAGGTGTTTTAGACAGAACTTACTTACATGCATTTATGGATGGTCGTGACACACCTCAAGAAGGTGGTTACGAATACTTAAAATCATTAGTTGATTATGGTTATAATGTAGCAACAGTTTCTGGTCGTTTCTATGCAATGGATAGAGATAATAACTGGGATCGTATTCAACTTGCATTTGATGCAATGACATTAGGAAATGCTCCAGTGATTGATGATGCATTAGAAGGTATTAAAATGTCTTATGCAGCTGGTGTTCAAGATGAATTCATCAAACCATTTGTTGTAAACAAAGCTGGTTTAATTGAAGATAATGATGCAGTGATCTTCATGAACTTCCGTCCTGACCGTGCAATCCGTATGGCAACAGCATTATCAAATCCTGCTGCAACTAAAGAATTATATACAGAAGGTAAACCATTACTTGATGTATCAAAAGCTCCAAAAAATATTTTCTTAGTTTCAATGATGCATTATAAAGAAACTGTTAAAGGTCCTTTAGCATATGAACTTCAAACATTTGAAAATCTTTATGGTGAAGTGATTGAAAAAGCTGGTTTAAATCAAATTAGAGCAGCTGAAACTGAAAAATATGCACACGTTACATTCTTCTTTGATGGTGGTAAAGAAGTTCCACTTGCACATTCAACAAGAATTCTAGTTGAATCTCCAAAAGTTGCAACTTATGACTTAAAACCTGAAATGTCAGCTTATGAATTAACAGAAAAAGTTATTGCAGAACTTAGAACTGGTAAATATCAAACTATGATTCTAAACTTTGCAAACCCTGACATGGTAGGTCACACAGGTTCAATTGAAGCAACTAAAAAAGCTGTTGAAGTTACTGTTGAATGCATGGGTAAAGTAGTTGATGTTATTACTAAAGAATTAAATGGTGTTACAATTGTTCTTGCAGACCATGGTAATGCTGAACAAATGTTAGATGCAGAAGGTAAACCACATACTGCACATACAACAAACTTAGTTCCAGTTGTCGTTACTAAGAAAGGTATTAATGTAAATCACGGTGCTCTATGCGATGTTGCACCAACATTACTTGATTTACTTGGTATCCCACAACCTGCAGCAATGACTGGTAAATCATTAATTTCAAAAGAATAA
- a CDS encoding GyrI-like domain-containing protein, which yields MILKKVYKDQYQPKQEPMIIEIPKINYLTVKGKGNPNSEQGDYAKAVELLYGVAYTLKMSEKGEYKIPNFETYVVPPLEGFWWIEGLKGVDYDRYDEFQFISLLRLPDFIRKEDVSWAIETINKKKKTKDYEKVQFFTYDERLCVQMLHVGPYQDEPKTVEIMHVYLKDKGYQVDISDERYHHEIYISDPRKTDSVSLKTVLRHPIKKN from the coding sequence TTGATTTTAAAAAAAGTTTATAAAGATCAATATCAACCTAAACAAGAACCAATGATCATAGAAATTCCTAAAATAAATTACTTAACTGTTAAAGGTAAGGGGAACCCTAATAGTGAACAAGGAGACTATGCTAAGGCAGTCGAATTACTCTATGGTGTTGCCTATACTTTAAAGATGAGTGAAAAAGGTGAGTACAAAATTCCAAACTTTGAAACCTATGTCGTACCACCATTAGAAGGTTTTTGGTGGATTGAAGGCTTAAAAGGTGTTGATTATGATCGCTATGATGAGTTTCAATTCATATCACTTTTAAGACTGCCAGACTTTATTAGAAAAGAAGATGTCAGTTGGGCTATTGAAACGATTAATAAAAAGAAAAAAACTAAGGATTATGAAAAAGTACAGTTTTTCACATATGATGAAAGACTTTGTGTACAAATGTTGCATGTTGGTCCATATCAAGATGAACCAAAAACTGTTGAAATCATGCATGTTTATCTGAAAGATAAAGGATATCAAGTAGACATCAGTGATGAAAGATATCACCATGAGATTTACATATCAGACCCAAGAAAAACTGACAGTGTAAGTTTAAAAACTGTCTTAAGACATCCAATTAAGAAAAATTGA
- a CDS encoding metallophosphoesterase codes for MKHYFVFSDIHGNLKPLVDALDQKGFDLENENHILISLGDNFDRGIENIDVLGFLKYFNRLNRLIMIRGNHDDFLLDFLTGKSDGLFNIKHNGLGNTLREFSDPNAKTIEEIRDSINRRYPFLIELLESMVPKFELGKYEFIHAGYEYSNEKDWYIYNFANTPYFIKYFKPYDKTYVFGHFHVQALNYYELGKESDEPFRKKGFIGVDAKTIITKKVNVLVFDENGNEIEGGLKNGN; via the coding sequence TTGAAACATTATTTCGTCTTTTCTGACATCCATGGCAATCTTAAACCACTTGTTGATGCACTTGATCAAAAAGGGTTTGACTTAGAGAATGAAAATCATATTCTTATATCCTTAGGTGATAACTTTGATAGAGGAATTGAAAATATAGATGTCCTTGGATTTTTAAAATATTTTAATCGTTTAAATAGATTAATCATGATTAGAGGGAATCATGATGATTTTTTACTTGATTTCCTAACAGGTAAAAGTGACGGTTTATTTAATATTAAGCACAATGGATTAGGTAATACATTAAGAGAATTTAGTGATCCGAATGCGAAAACAATCGAAGAAATTAGAGATTCTATAAATAGAAGATATCCATTTTTAATTGAATTACTTGAAAGTATGGTACCAAAATTCGAACTAGGTAAATATGAATTCATTCATGCTGGATATGAATATTCAAATGAAAAAGATTGGTATATTTATAACTTCGCAAATACACCATACTTTATTAAATACTTTAAACCTTATGACAAAACATATGTTTTTGGGCACTTTCATGTACAAGCTTTAAACTATTATGAACTCGGTAAAGAATCAGATGAACCATTTAGAAAAAAAGGGTTCATCGGAGTAGATGCAAAAACTATCATCACTAAAAAAGTAAATGTCTTAGTCTTTGATGAAAATGGAAATGAAATTGAAGGAGGACTTAAAAATGGCAATTGA
- the gcvT gene encoding glycine cleavage system aminomethyltransferase GcvT — translation MSELKKTILYEKHQSVGATIVEFGGFLMPLYYTTIPIEHHTIRNEVGMFDVSHMGEILIKGKDALKFANYILSSNIVVSNKMQYGFLLYENGTIVDDLMVYPFSEDKILLVVNASNTDKDFEHILKYTNGFDITVENRSNDFGEIAVQGPKSFDTLSKLFKSLPEHSGDFGSFPYEDGYLLISRSGYTGEDGFEIYGSNEEILNLWDKFYNLGITPCGLGCRDTLRFEAAMPLYGHEIDNTINPFEAGLTFAVDLTKEDFVGKAALTVLKDNIKRKVVGLELLERNVPRQGYPVFAGETEIGRITTGYLSPSTNLPIAMALIDSNYAKIGTNIYVSIRNKMIPAVVRNKKFIEKKNKV, via the coding sequence ATGAGCGAACTTAAAAAAACAATCCTATATGAAAAACACCAATCTGTTGGTGCAACCATTGTTGAATTCGGTGGTTTTTTAATGCCACTTTATTACACAACAATTCCTATTGAACATCACACTATCAGAAATGAAGTTGGTATGTTTGATGTCTCTCACATGGGTGAAATACTCATTAAAGGTAAAGATGCACTTAAATTTGCAAATTATATATTATCTAGCAACATTGTTGTTTCAAATAAAATGCAGTACGGCTTTTTACTTTATGAAAACGGAACAATTGTTGATGATTTAATGGTTTATCCATTTAGTGAAGATAAAATCTTACTTGTCGTAAATGCTTCTAATACAGATAAAGATTTTGAACACATTTTAAAATATACAAATGGTTTCGATATTACTGTAGAAAATAGATCAAATGACTTTGGCGAAATTGCAGTTCAAGGTCCTAAGAGTTTCGACACACTTTCAAAACTCTTTAAATCTTTACCTGAACATTCTGGTGACTTTGGCTCATTCCCTTATGAAGATGGTTATCTCTTAATTTCACGCAGTGGTTATACTGGTGAAGATGGATTTGAAATCTATGGTTCTAATGAAGAAATATTAAATCTTTGGGACAAGTTCTATAACCTAGGTATTACACCATGTGGACTTGGATGTCGAGATACCCTTCGCTTTGAAGCCGCCATGCCACTTTATGGACATGAAATCGATAATACAATCAATCCATTCGAAGCAGGTTTAACCTTTGCAGTTGATTTAACAAAAGAAGATTTTGTTGGAAAAGCTGCACTTACAGTTTTAAAAGACAACATCAAACGTAAAGTTGTTGGGTTAGAACTTTTAGAAAGAAATGTACCACGTCAAGGCTACCCTGTGTTTGCAGGTGAAACTGAAATTGGAAGAATTACAACCGGTTATTTATCTCCAAGTACAAATCTTCCAATAGCAATGGCGTTAATTGACAGTAACTATGCTAAAATTGGAACGAACATCTATGTTTCAATAAGAAACAAGATGATTCCTGCAGTTGTTAGAAATAAAAAATTTATTGAAAAGAAAAATAAGGTTTAA
- the gcvH gene encoding glycine cleavage system protein GcvH: MNKHDVKYLSSHEWLYVEGNKAKVGISSYAAMHLGDIVFFDLPKVGQTFKKEAVFGAVESVKSASDLYLPASGTVVAVNEALVTKPELVNEDPFNNWIVEIELSDLSELNSLLDVTQYEATL, translated from the coding sequence ATGAACAAACACGATGTTAAATATTTATCAAGCCATGAATGGTTATATGTAGAAGGTAACAAAGCTAAAGTTGGTATTTCATCTTATGCTGCAATGCACTTAGGTGATATTGTCTTCTTTGATTTACCAAAGGTAGGTCAAACATTTAAAAAGGAAGCTGTCTTTGGTGCAGTTGAATCAGTCAAATCAGCGTCCGACCTTTATTTACCAGCATCTGGTACAGTTGTTGCAGTAAATGAAGCATTAGTAACTAAACCAGAGCTTGTTAATGAAGATCCATTTAATAACTGGATCGTAGAAATTGAATTATCAGACTTATCAGAACTTAATTCATTACTTGATGTTACACAATACGAAGCAACACTCTAA
- the gcvPA gene encoding aminomethyl-transferring glycine dehydrogenase subunit GcvPA, whose product MHKYLPHTEGDIKQMLDAIGVGSLDELFEKIPKKLQYQGKYDVPNQLSDLEVTKLLNEIAANNKTLTIFRGYGAYDVYTPSIIKALTSRQEFITSYTPYQPEVSQGTLQYIFEYQSMICEITGMDVTNASMYDGPTATAEAILMAISHTGKKKIVYSSLIHPRTIEVVKTYGHYRDLDFVPLPEKDGLTDFSKLAELSKDSAAVLVQSPNVYGNIEHLNGISDTIHAEGSLFIMNTEITSLALFNTPGNLGADIACGDLQSLGVPLSFGGAYIGFLAAKTPLLRKMPGRICGITTDQDGKRAFVLTLQAREQHIRRAKANSNICSNQSLMALSVAIYLSSMGKEGFIDLARLSLDGAYYLEAELVKTGLFTKSNNQTHYKEFVLESKIDPKDFDTYLIEKGYLGPQYLGDGKYLFAVTEKRTKDEIDQFVKVVGEFK is encoded by the coding sequence ATGCATAAATATCTGCCACACACTGAAGGTGATATCAAGCAAATGCTTGATGCCATCGGTGTCGGTTCGCTTGATGAATTATTTGAAAAAATACCAAAAAAACTTCAATATCAAGGTAAATATGATGTTCCAAATCAATTATCTGATTTAGAAGTTACAAAACTCTTAAATGAAATTGCTGCTAATAATAAAACATTAACTATTTTTAGAGGTTATGGTGCATATGATGTTTATACACCTTCAATCATTAAAGCATTAACTTCTCGTCAAGAGTTTATTACATCATATACACCATATCAACCTGAGGTTTCTCAAGGTACACTTCAATATATCTTTGAATATCAATCCATGATTTGTGAGATTACAGGTATGGATGTAACAAATGCTTCAATGTATGATGGTCCTACCGCAACAGCTGAAGCAATTCTGATGGCGATTTCACATACCGGTAAAAAGAAGATTGTTTATTCATCTTTAATACATCCAAGAACAATTGAAGTTGTAAAAACTTATGGACATTACCGTGATTTAGATTTTGTTCCACTACCTGAAAAAGATGGTTTAACAGATTTCTCTAAATTAGCTGAACTATCTAAAGACTCAGCTGCAGTTTTAGTTCAATCACCAAATGTATATGGGAATATTGAACATTTAAATGGTATTTCAGATACGATCCATGCTGAAGGATCACTTTTCATTATGAATACTGAAATTACATCACTTGCACTATTTAATACACCAGGTAACCTTGGTGCGGATATTGCATGTGGTGATTTACAATCACTTGGTGTACCATTATCATTTGGTGGTGCTTATATTGGTTTCTTAGCAGCTAAAACACCACTACTTAGAAAAATGCCAGGACGTATTTGTGGTATTACAACAGACCAAGACGGTAAACGTGCATTTGTGTTAACTCTACAAGCTCGTGAACAACATATTAGACGTGCAAAAGCTAACTCAAATATTTGTTCAAATCAATCTTTAATGGCTCTATCTGTAGCAATTTATCTATCTTCTATGGGCAAAGAAGGCTTTATTGATTTAGCAAGATTATCTTTAGATGGCGCATACTATTTAGAAGCTGAACTTGTAAAAACTGGTTTATTTACAAAATCGAATAATCAAACACACTATAAAGAATTCGTACTTGAATCTAAAATTGATCCAAAAGACTTTGACACGTATTTAATTGAAAAAGGTTATCTTGGTCCACAATATTTAGGTGATGGTAAATATTTATTTGCAGTTACAGAAAAAAGAACTAAAGATGAGATTGATCAATTTGTGAAAGTTGTAGGTGAATTCAAATGA
- the gcvPB gene encoding aminomethyl-transferring glycine dehydrogenase subunit GcvPB, giving the protein MRYYDTLIFEITKQGRVGHNLPKNQFPSVKLDASLLREQKAELPEVSELEVVRHYTNVSLKNFGIESGFYPLGSCTMKYNPKLNDELAGLPGFANVHPLQPNEVSQGFLEIYFDLARYLSELTGMDAYSLNTYAGAHGELAGLMIIKKYHELRNDSKRKLIIVPDSAHGTNPASATVCGFDVIEIKSHPDGTVNIDALKEVLNANVAGLMLTNPNTAGVFEKDIVEISKLVHEAGGLVYYDGANLNALLGVSRPGDMGFDITHLNLHKTFSTPHGGGGPGSGPVGVKAFLKEFLPGPVVEKTTSGFKFHQPETSIGALSAFYGNASVYLRAYVYIRTLGIENLKMIGKLATLNANYIKESLKDYYKLPIEGHAMHEFVFDGLIDQSTGVKTLDIAKRLLDYGMHAPTIYFPLIFSQSMMIEPTEAESKETLDKFIDALKSIAKEAIDDPENLKSAPHNTVVRRLDEAKAARNPIVAYKDIHKFI; this is encoded by the coding sequence ATGAGATACTATGATACTTTAATTTTTGAAATCACTAAACAAGGTCGTGTTGGTCACAACCTTCCAAAAAATCAATTCCCTTCTGTTAAACTCGATGCATCACTCTTAAGAGAACAAAAAGCGGAACTCCCTGAAGTTTCAGAATTAGAAGTTGTTAGACACTATACCAATGTTTCATTAAAGAACTTTGGGATTGAATCAGGATTTTATCCACTTGGCTCATGTACAATGAAGTACAATCCTAAATTAAACGATGAACTTGCTGGCCTTCCTGGTTTTGCAAATGTCCATCCACTTCAACCAAATGAGGTTTCTCAAGGTTTCTTAGAAATATACTTTGACCTTGCAAGATACTTATCTGAGTTAACTGGGATGGATGCATATTCATTAAACACCTATGCTGGTGCACATGGTGAACTTGCAGGTTTAATGATTATTAAAAAATATCATGAACTTAGAAATGATTCTAAACGTAAATTAATTATCGTCCCTGATAGTGCACATGGTACTAACCCAGCCTCTGCAACTGTGTGTGGATTTGATGTGATTGAAATCAAATCACATCCAGATGGTACAGTAAATATTGATGCATTAAAAGAAGTTTTAAATGCAAATGTTGCTGGTCTCATGCTAACAAATCCTAATACAGCCGGTGTATTTGAAAAAGACATCGTTGAAATTTCAAAACTTGTACACGAAGCTGGTGGTTTAGTTTATTATGATGGTGCTAACCTTAATGCACTCCTTGGTGTATCTCGTCCAGGAGACATGGGCTTTGACATTACACACTTAAACTTACATAAAACATTTTCAACACCTCATGGTGGTGGTGGACCAGGTTCCGGTCCAGTTGGTGTTAAGGCCTTCTTAAAAGAATTCTTACCAGGACCAGTCGTTGAAAAAACAACTTCTGGTTTCAAATTCCATCAACCAGAAACTTCAATCGGTGCACTTTCTGCATTCTATGGAAATGCATCCGTATATTTAAGAGCTTATGTTTATATTAGAACATTAGGTATTGAAAATCTTAAAATGATTGGTAAACTTGCAACACTAAATGCCAATTATATTAAGGAAAGTTTAAAAGATTATTATAAACTTCCAATCGAAGGACATGCAATGCATGAATTCGTCTTTGATGGCTTAATTGACCAATCAACAGGTGTTAAAACACTTGATATTGCGAAACGTCTTCTAGACTACGGTATGCATGCACCAACAATTTATTTCCCACTCATCTTCTCTCAATCCATGATGATTGAACCAACAGAAGCTGAAAGTAAAGAAACACTGGATAAATTTATTGATGCTTTAAAATCTATTGCTAAAGAAGCAATTGATGATCCTGAAAATCTAAAATCTGCACCTCACAATACAGTGGTTCGTCGTTTAGATGAAGCCAAAGCTGCAAGAAATCCAATCGTTGCATATAAAGATATTCATAAGTTTATTTAA